The Gemmatimonas aurantiaca T-27 DNA segment TCTGTTTCCGTGAGTTTCTGCGCTTTCCGCGCGTTTCCGCGGCAAAAAAGAATGACCTACAGTAGCCCTGCCGCTTCCGCCGTCAGCTTCACCGAGTGCAGTCGCGCCGCATGGTCGTAGATCATCGACACGACAATGAGTTCGTCTGCACCGGTCTCCTCGACCAGCGCCTCGAGCCCCGCTCGCACGGTATCCCGTGAGCCGACGATCGAGCGGGCCAGCATGCGACCCGCCTGCGCCTTCTCAATGGGTGTCCAGTAGGTCTCGATGTCGTCGATGGGCGGCTGTCCGAGGCCACGCGCACCACGAAAGATGTTCGTGAAGGCCATCTGCTGGGTGGTGGCCAACCGGTGCGCTTCGGCATCGGTGTCGGCCGCAATGACGTTCACGCCGACCATCGCGTACGGGCGATCGAGCTGATGCGACGGCTTGAACCGATCGCGATAGAGGCCGAGTGCCGGCAGCAGATCGGCCGGTGCGAAGTGCGAGGCAAACGCATACGGCAGCCCGAACTCGGCGGCCAGCATCGCGCCAAAGTGGCTCGAGCCCAGAATCCAGAGTGGGATCTCGGTGCCGGCGGCCGGCACCGCGACAATGCGCTGACCAGGCGCCACCGGAGCCAGCCACGACTGCAGCTCCATCACGTCCTGAGGGAATTGCTCGGCCGCATCCGGTGTGCGGCGCAACGCACGCAGCGTGACACCGTCGGTGCCCGGCGCACGACCCAGTCCAAGATCGACACGCCCTGGGAAGAGCCGTTCGAGCGTCCCGAACTGCTCGGCGATGACATAGGGCGCATGATTGGGCAGCATGATGCCACCCGCGCCGATGCGGATGGTG contains these protein-coding regions:
- a CDS encoding LLM class flavin-dependent oxidoreductase — its product is MNIPLSILELVSITEQTDARGALDNARDLAAHAERWGYNRIWVAEHHNMPGIASAATSVVLAHIAAGTNTIRIGAGGIMLPNHAPYVIAEQFGTLERLFPGRVDLGLGRAPGTDGVTLRALRRTPDAAEQFPQDVMELQSWLAPVAPGQRIVAVPAAGTEIPLWILGSSHFGAMLAAEFGLPYAFASHFAPADLLPALGLYRDRFKPSHQLDRPYAMVGVNVIAADTDAEAHRLATTQQMAFTNIFRGARGLGQPPIDDIETYWTPIEKAQAGRMLARSIVGSRDTVRAGLEALVEETGADELIVVSMIYDHAARLHSVKLTAEAAGLL